The genomic DNA AACAATGTTTTTGTTCGATGCAGTTGTTATTACTCTTTCGCTCGTCTTCTACTTGACGTATCAAGAAGCTATGTATACATTAGTAGCAGTATTTGTAGGAGCTCGTGTGATTGATTTTATGCAGGAAGGCGCCTATTCAGCCAGAGGTGCAATAATTATCTCTGATCACAGTGAAAAGATTGCCGATAAAATAATGAAAGAAATGGATCGGGGAGTTACAGTTTTAAGAGGACACGGTTCTTTTACAAAGAAAGAACGGGAAGTACTCTATTGTGTTGTTGCTAAAAATGAGCTTGTTAAGCTGAAAAATGTCATTATTTCGGTTGATCCACACGCCTTCGTGTCAGTCAGCGTTGTCCATGATGTACTAGGTGAAGGGTTTACACTTGATGAAAACAAAATGCCGCTGGAAAGATAAAAACCGCGCAAAAGCATGCGCGGTTTCTTATTCATCTCTCGTCATTCCTGTAAAAATTAATACTAAGCGAACTAATTCAAGTACAGCAACTGCGGCTGCAGCAACATAAGTTAATGCTGCTGCCTTCAATACTTTTCTCGTCTCCCGTTCTTCATCATTGCGTATTACACCAAGTGAAACGACTTGATCCATTGCCCTGTTTGAGGCATTAAATTCAACTGGAAGAGTAATAACTTGGAAAAGCACGGCTGATGCCATAAAGATAATCCCTAATAGCAACATTCCGCTCAAATGAGCAAAAATCCCGATCATAATAAGAATCCAGGCAAAATTGGAACCAATATTTGCAACAGGGACAAGCGCATGGCGAAAACGCAAAAATGCATAGTCCTGCTCGTCCTGTATAGCATGGCCCACTTCGTGCGCAGCAATCGCAGCAGCTGCAAGAGAATGCCCATGATAGTTGGCAGAAGACAATCTAACCGTTTTCGTGCGAGGATCATAATGATCACTCAAAAATCCTCCTATTTCCTCTACACCAACATGATAAAGTCCATTCGCGTCTAAAATCTTTCTTGCTACATCAGCACCTCTCATCTGTGTTGACGAAGGAACTCTTGAATATTTTTTATATGCTCCACTCACTTTCAGTTGTGCCCAAAGAGGTACGAGTATAATGACCGCGAAGTAAAGTAAATACATTTTTAACCTCCATTTTTAACTTATGATGTAGATGTAGTTGTAAATAGTCCCGTAAAATAGCAAGTAAACTTTGTTAAAAATGATGCTTTGCTTACAATTTTATTGTAATGATTGCAATGAGAATGGTCAATCTTTTAGCTCTCTTGACCGATTTCTCTCCTTTTCACGGTCACCTTTATATTTTCTCCAGCCAACGTAAGTCAATGTAAGAATAATAATACTTCCAGTTGAAATCATTACCCACCAGAGGGACGGATCGGCATCATCTTCATTCGTCTCATCAAAAATCTTTTGCAAATCTACTTGTAAGGCCTCAAGCTCCTGCCGACTTGAAACCTGTGAAAGCACTTGAGGACGAAATTGGTCTAAGAAATTTATACGTGCATCAACTTTTTCCATTCTTTCAGGTGGAACATCAAGTCTCATGCTCGGGTAGACAACTTCATAAAGAGATAAAAATGAATTCAGATTAGAATTAAAATGTTCACTGTCCCCGTTATATACAGATTTTTTCACGTTCTTAAATGCAGACATGATCGGTCCTTCCATTTCTGTCCACAAAGGCTGATGGTTGGAAGTAACAGCATCAACAACAAGCCGGAACTTCGTTACCTGGTTTAATCTCTCTTCATAAGTCATAGTCGGACTTACAGATGCTTCAATGGCATCTTTATGAGCCACTGTTACAATTCTTAACTCATCCATTGAAAATGAATGTTCTTTAACAGTGAACGGTAAAAATTGTTTAGAAAAATATTTCAATAATTTTTCGGCTTCGTGATATTTTTGTAATTTTACCATTTGTAAAGCTTCATCTGAAATTTCATCAAGCTTATTTTTAGGCGACGTTTGTTCTGCAAATACTGTGAATGGCGGCAGCAGGAAAACAGTCAGCATGATTATGGCGGCAATTGCTCTCATTCTTGTCCCCCCTACAATATCTAATAAAATGTATGTGAGGTTGGACAAGGTTAGACCAAAATTATCAATGACCGATTTATGACTTTAATTCTAATGTAAACCTGCGGGGCCTCATACAAAGAAAATAAGCAAGGAACAGTGATGCAATACTGAGCCAAAACGTAAAGTATCCAATTTCTTGCGAATATAGTTGCAAAACTGGATAACGAGGCATTTGAAAAAACACATAGTCAATTATTTCATTGTGAAGCACCCAAATTCCCGTAATAACTAGATGACGCATTTTAATCCGATAAAACGGTGCATATAACACTCCTTGAATGGCCATTCCTAAATGAGAAAAAATCAGCATATACGCCACAAAATCCAATTCACCTTTTACGATGTAAACCAATAAATTCATGACAACTGCCCAAATTCCGTACTTAAACAAAGTTACCATTGCCAAAGCTTCAAATAAAGGCCAGTTTTTATTCAAAAGAAAAGCGATAAGTACAAAAACAAAAAACAAGCTGGCTGTCGGACTGTCCGGAACAAATGGCACGAAAACCGCAGGCGTATCGACGAGCTGCCATTTATACCAATAGTATCCATAAATCGTACCCGCAATGTTAATGAGAAGCAACCCCCATAAAACAGTTCTGTTTGCTAAAACCGGATAAATCCACTTCATCATCTTTCCTCATTTCAGTATGTATGAAACACTCTTATCATTATGAAAAAAGCTGGCAAAATGCCAGCTTTTTTCATTGATTATTTACTTTGAAGACCTGCAATGAACTCTGACAGTTTTTTCAGTTCATCATCAGTACCTTTAAAAATACCGGCAGGCATGTTGCCTTTACCATTTTTAGCTATTTTAGCTACCTCTTCAGGTTTCAAACCGGTATCAATAAGGGCAGGTGCACCGGCGCCGCCTGATAATTCAGCGCCATGGCAGTTAATACAGCCTTTAGCTTTGTAAATTTTGTATCCTTCTGATTCCTTATCAATATTAACTTGAGCTACAATCTTCCCTTGCCGCTCTGCAGCTTTCCAGTCGTGGTGTGCAGCAGCTTGCCAAGTTAAGAAAACCATTGAAGCCAAAGCTAAAAGCATAAATCCAGTTGCCAAAGGGCGTTTTGACGGACGGCGCTCAGGACCTCTGTCAATAAACGGAGCCAACAACAGCGATCCGAAAGCAAGTCCAGGAATGACAATCGCACCAATAACATTATACGGACCGGATGCATATGTGTATTTTAATAATTGGTATAGAAATAAGAAATACCAGTCTGGCAGTGGAATGTAACTTGTATCAGTCGGATCAGCAACCCTCTCTAATGGAGAAGGGTGAGCAACTGTCAGACACAAATACCCAATGAGGAAAACTGCACCTACCATCCATTCTTTCAGAAGAAAGTTAGGCCAGAAAGCCTCAGTCTTTCCAGGGTATTCCGAATAATCCTTCGGAATGTTAGGCTTGCGTTCCGCGGGAACACGGGAGTCTCCTACGAACTTCATACCTTTTCCACGATGCATCGAGCAATCCCCCTCCTTTTTTCAAAAAATCGGACAATCTTATTTCGTTTCTTTGATCGGCTTACAGAGGACCAGAAATTCCTTGTCTGCGGATCATTAAGAAATGCGCAGCCATCAAACCAAGTAATGCAGCCGGCAGGAAAAATACGTGAATCGCAAAGAACCTGGTCAGCGTTTGTGCCCCGACGATATGCTCATCACCGGCAAGCAAAATTTTCACATACTTACCAATAAGCGGAACGGATTCCGCAATCTGCAAACCTACTTTTGTCGCAAACAGAGCTTTCATATCCCAAGGAAGCAAATATCCTGTGAAACCTAAACCTAACATAACGAAGAAAATTAAAACTCCGACAATCCAGTTTAGTTCTCGAGGTTTCTTATAAGCTCCTTGGAAGAATACGCGAAGCGTATGTAAAAACATCATTACGATAACCAAACTTGCTCCCCAGTGGTGCATTCCGCGAACAATCTGGCCAAATGCAACTTCATTTTGAAGATAGTATACAGATTGCCAAGCATTTTTAATATCTGGTACATAATACATCGTTAAAAACATACCAGAAAGGATTTGAATCACAGTTACGAAAAACGTTAATCCGCCGAAACAGTAAACAAATGCTGAAAAATGGTGTGCTGGGTTTACATGTTCCGGAACTTCATGGTCTGCAATATCGCGCCACAAAGGCGTAATATCTAAACGTTCATCGACCCAATCATATATTTTGTTTAACAATCATTACGCCCCCTTCCGTGGTTTTGCTTTTCCGATTTGCAAGTAGCCGTCCTTTATCCGATATTCATACACATCAAGCGGTGCTGTCGGCGGAGTGCCTGGTACGTTGGTGCCGTCTTTTGTGTATCTGCCGTAGTGGCACGGACAAAAGAATTGGTTTGGATGTTCCTTGTCCTTATTCCAGTCAACAGTACAGCCTAAGTGTTTACATATCGGAGAAAGAGCTACAATTTCACCTTTCTCATTTTTATAAACCCAAGCTGTATTTGTTACTTCGGATTCATACCAGGCATCCTTTTGTTTAAATGAGAAGTCAACACGCGTTGGTTCACTGGTAATATCACTTACCTTTTTGTCAGTCGGCACGAAATTATCGCCCGCTCCGCCTTTTAGAAGCGGATCAACTGCAAAACGAACCATTGGCATTAACATCCCTGCAGCCATGAAACCGCCTACACCTGTTAGTGTATAACTCAGGAATTGACGTCTTGTAACTCGATGCTTGCTCATGCTTTTCCCCCCTCTATCATGAAAATCAGTCCAACGGACATATTTCAACACATATAAAACTAGGACATAACCATGATATATCATTAATTACACAAGGTCAATATAGTATTATTCTGAAAAAAAGGCAAGTGTACTCAACACTCACATTTCTTCATTTTCGCGCCATTTTTGAATAAAAATATTTAACAATTGCTTGACCTGCTCTTCTAAAATAGACGTTTTATATTGCTCATCCATATTCTCAAGCGGCAATGAAGGAAGCCAGATTAACGGACCGTTTAAATCATTTTCACGCGTTTTCCATTGCGAATCCGATGTTACATAAAAAACATGTTTGAATCCTTTTTGAAGAATTTTTGTTTCCCAAACTTTTAAATGTTCCACAAGCTTGTCCTCTTCAACGCTTTTTAAATACGAAAAACCCGGAAGAAGCAACAGCCTGCCTTTTAACTGCCTTTCCAACTGAATGCTTAATATTGTTATAAATTCAGTCATCGAAGCAGTTTGCTTCATATCCTCATCAAAAGAAACAGGCAAAAGAGGCAAAACCGCCGTATCAACATATTCTTTTGCCTGCAAATACATATCAATGTCTTGCGGTACCCATTTCATTATCTACACTCCAATCTTCACGAAATCCTTCTTTATCATATCATTTTCATCAACCGGGAGAAAACAATATCGAAAATCGAGTAGGAGGGGGTGACTAACCCCCGACCTCTCACACCACCGTACGTACCGTTCGGTATACGGCGGTTCAATTAAGTATGACGTAGAAAATGATATCTCTCGAATAGACTTCTTAACCCTTGTTGACTCCAGTAGGAGTTATCGAGGGTTTTGTGTAGAATGGGACTGCAGGCAATCCGCCAGTATTTCTTGCGTGTATTGCCCCACTCGATTGCTTTATGACTTGGAACACCTAATGCTCTAAGTTTCCGAATTCTTGTTTTCGGCGTTTTCCACTCTTTCCATAAACACATTCGAAGTCTTCGTCTTATCCATTCATCAAATTCTTTGAACTTGCTTGGTGTATCTGCCAAGGCAAAATATCCACACCATCCCATTAGGTACATGTTCAGTTTCTCAATTCTTTCCTCCATTCGATACGGTTTGGATCTGGATGTGATTTCACGGATCTTGTTCTTGAATCGTTTCACACTTTCTTTCGCCATCCGTATCTTGGGTGTTTTGTTTGGTGTAAAGCTAAAACCGAGAAACTTCCGTTTCCAAGGACGGTCTACCGCCGATTTCTCTTTATTTACCTTGAGCTTTAATTCCTTCTCGATAAAGTTAGTAATGGAGTTCATGACACGAATTCCTGCTTTCTTTGTTTTCACGTAGATATTACAGTCATCCGCGTACCGTACAAATTTATGTCCACGTTTCTCAAGTTCCTTGTCCAACTCGTGAAGCATGATGTTTGATAATAGTGGACTAAGCGGTCCACCTTGTGGCGTTCCCATGTCTGTTTCCATTACCACTCCATTTATCATCACGCCTGATTGAAGATACCGGCGGATTAACTTAAGTAAAATCCGATCTTCGATCGTTTTCGCCAAGATCCCCATCAGTTTGTCGTGGTTCACCTTGTCAAAGAATTTCTCTAAGTCTATATCGACCACCCAGCGATATCCTTCTTTGATATAGCCCTTTGCTTTCCTGACCGCGTCATGTCCTCTGCGGCTTGGGCGAAAGCCGTAGCTATGTTCAGAGAAGGTCGGATCGAAGATTCTCGTTAACACTTGGGCGATCGCTTGTTGAATGAAACGATCAGTCACGGTGGGGATACCTAGAAGTCTTACTCCGCCGTTCGGTTTCGGGATTTCGACTCGACGAACGGGTAAGGGTTTGTAGGTTCCCTCTCTTAACGACTGTCGAATGGAGTCCCAGTTTTCATAGAGGTGTCTCCGTAGGTCTTTTGCGGGCATGCCATCTACTCCGTGACTTCCTTTATTCTGTTCAACTCGTTTTAATGCCGTTAGGAGATTTTCCCGTGACAAAATCAGTTCCATCAACATAGATATCCTCTCCACGTGAACGAATCCCTCTATTTGTGCCATCTTCTGCTCCACCCTCTTGAAGTCCCCCGTGGGATTCACCACTTCCTCCTTCAAGTAAGTCCTGCCGGATTGTCTGCTTCAACACAGAAGATGAACGCGTAGTGTTTCGTTCTCCTTAATTGTTCGGTCCTTCCTCTTTCGTCTCGAGCTCGAAAGAG from Bacillus methanolicus MGA3 includes the following:
- a CDS encoding zinc metallopeptidase, which translates into the protein MYLLYFAVIILVPLWAQLKVSGAYKKYSRVPSSTQMRGADVARKILDANGLYHVGVEEIGGFLSDHYDPRTKTVRLSSANYHGHSLAAAAIAAHEVGHAIQDEQDYAFLRFRHALVPVANIGSNFAWILIMIGIFAHLSGMLLLGIIFMASAVLFQVITLPVEFNASNRAMDQVVSLGVIRNDEERETRKVLKAAALTYVAAAAVAVLELVRLVLIFTGMTRDE
- the qcrB gene encoding menaquinol-cytochrome c reductase cytochrome b subunit; translation: MLNKIYDWVDERLDITPLWRDIADHEVPEHVNPAHHFSAFVYCFGGLTFFVTVIQILSGMFLTMYYVPDIKNAWQSVYYLQNEVAFGQIVRGMHHWGASLVIVMMFLHTLRVFFQGAYKKPRELNWIVGVLIFFVMLGLGFTGYLLPWDMKALFATKVGLQIAESVPLIGKYVKILLAGDEHIVGAQTLTRFFAIHVFFLPAALLGLMAAHFLMIRRQGISGPL
- a CDS encoding DUF1405 domain-containing protein, coding for MKWIYPVLANRTVLWGLLLINIAGTIYGYYWYKWQLVDTPAVFVPFVPDSPTASLFFVFVLIAFLLNKNWPLFEALAMVTLFKYGIWAVVMNLLVYIVKGELDFVAYMLIFSHLGMAIQGVLYAPFYRIKMRHLVITGIWVLHNEIIDYVFFQMPRYPVLQLYSQEIGYFTFWLSIASLFLAYFLCMRPRRFTLELKS
- the ltrA gene encoding group II intron reverse transcriptase/maturase, giving the protein MLMELILSRENLLTALKRVEQNKGSHGVDGMPAKDLRRHLYENWDSIRQSLREGTYKPLPVRRVEIPKPNGGVRLLGIPTVTDRFIQQAIAQVLTRIFDPTFSEHSYGFRPSRRGHDAVRKAKGYIKEGYRWVVDIDLEKFFDKVNHDKLMGILAKTIEDRILLKLIRRYLQSGVMINGVVMETDMGTPQGGPLSPLLSNIMLHELDKELEKRGHKFVRYADDCNIYVKTKKAGIRVMNSITNFIEKELKLKVNKEKSAVDRPWKRKFLGFSFTPNKTPKIRMAKESVKRFKNKIREITSRSKPYRMEERIEKLNMYLMGWCGYFALADTPSKFKEFDEWIRRRLRMCLWKEWKTPKTRIRKLRALGVPSHKAIEWGNTRKKYWRIACSPILHKTLDNSYWSQQGLRSLFERYHFLRHT
- a CDS encoding YpiF family protein yields the protein MKWVPQDIDMYLQAKEYVDTAVLPLLPVSFDEDMKQTASMTEFITILSIQLERQLKGRLLLLPGFSYLKSVEEDKLVEHLKVWETKILQKGFKHVFYVTSDSQWKTRENDLNGPLIWLPSLPLENMDEQYKTSILEEQVKQLLNIFIQKWRENEEM
- the ypjB gene encoding sporulation protein YpjB, which encodes MRAIAAIIMLTVFLLPPFTVFAEQTSPKNKLDEISDEALQMVKLQKYHEAEKLLKYFSKQFLPFTVKEHSFSMDELRIVTVAHKDAIEASVSPTMTYEERLNQVTKFRLVVDAVTSNHQPLWTEMEGPIMSAFKNVKKSVYNGDSEHFNSNLNSFLSLYEVVYPSMRLDVPPERMEKVDARINFLDQFRPQVLSQVSSRQELEALQVDLQKIFDETNEDDADPSLWWVMISTGSIIILTLTYVGWRKYKGDREKERNRSRELKD
- a CDS encoding menaquinol-cytochrome c reductase cytochrome b/c subunit, which encodes MHRGKGMKFVGDSRVPAERKPNIPKDYSEYPGKTEAFWPNFLLKEWMVGAVFLIGYLCLTVAHPSPLERVADPTDTSYIPLPDWYFLFLYQLLKYTYASGPYNVIGAIVIPGLAFGSLLLAPFIDRGPERRPSKRPLATGFMLLALASMVFLTWQAAAHHDWKAAERQGKIVAQVNIDKESEGYKIYKAKGCINCHGAELSGGAGAPALIDTGLKPEEVAKIAKNGKGNMPAGIFKGTDDELKKLSEFIAGLQSK
- a CDS encoding ubiquinol-cytochrome c reductase iron-sulfur subunit, with the protein product MSKHRVTRRQFLSYTLTGVGGFMAAGMLMPMVRFAVDPLLKGGAGDNFVPTDKKVSDITSEPTRVDFSFKQKDAWYESEVTNTAWVYKNEKGEIVALSPICKHLGCTVDWNKDKEHPNQFFCPCHYGRYTKDGTNVPGTPPTAPLDVYEYRIKDGYLQIGKAKPRKGA